A region from the Mya arenaria isolate MELC-2E11 chromosome 2, ASM2691426v1 genome encodes:
- the LOC128213413 gene encoding basic salivary proline-rich protein 3-like, with translation MELSFHYLSENQLICVLQPGPQPGLQPVQGLQGEYGSQQNNRLQNRNYGQGSRRNSGFGAARILTPPTSRSNLVPSFQQQNIGAGNNFNHDQQSKEDKRGPPPRNFNGPPPFGQRGPPKGPREHGMDGAPTFGQRGRGNFNERGPLPGSRGPPLRPPLGSRWDGDGPGPRGPRSRGPPPGGLGWQPRHGGPPGPPRGPPRGFNPRMGGSPGSRGPFPGPPGRFNRPPGHMGMNRFNRPPV, from the coding sequence atggaactatcatttcattatttgtcAGAGAACCAGCTCATTTGTGTGTTACAGCCTGGCCCGCAACCTGGTCTACAGCCTGTTCAGGGTCTGCAAGGAGAGTATGGGAGTCAACAGAATAATCGGCTTCAGAATAGAAATTATGGACAGGGTAGTAGGCGAAACTCAGGATTTGGGGCGGCTAGGATTCTGACACCACCAACTTCTAGATCAAATCTGGTGCCATCTTTTCAGCAGCAAAATATTGGGGCTGGGAATAACTTTAATCATGATCAACAAAGTAAAGAAGACAAGCGTGGTCCACCTCCTAGGAACTTCAATGGTCCCCCTCCATTTGGGCAGCGAGGTCCCCCAAAGGGACCTCGAGAGCATGGAATGGACGGAGCTCCAACGTTTGGTCAAAGGGGCAGAGGGAACTTCAACGAGCGGGGCCCACTTCCAGGCAGTAGGGGCCCTCCCCTTAGGCCGCCGCTTGGCTCCCGATGGGATGGAGATGGCCCTGGTCCTCGGGGACCTCGCTCTCGCGGCCCTCCCCCTGGTGGTCTTGGTTGGCAACCACGCCATGGAGGCCCCCCTGGCCCTCCTAGAGGCCCGCCACGGGGTTTCAATCCACGTATGGGTGGGTCACCTGGGTCGAGGGGACCCTTCCCTGGGCCTCCAGGCCGGTTTAATAGGCCACCTGGACATATGGGAATGAATAGATTCAACAGACCTCCTGTGTGA